One genomic window of Amyelois transitella isolate CPQ chromosome 8, ilAmyTran1.1, whole genome shotgun sequence includes the following:
- the LOC106137371 gene encoding DCN1-like protein 5 yields the protein MPRCSKRTRSGAPTNEVLPGATAIDEHHHHKRSRNSSSRRHTKTEDTSFSARKCLTWFKEYTSVSEPDVLGPEGMEKFCEDLGVDPENVVMLVIAYKMGAKQMGFFTQEEWLKGLTELQCDSVHKLQNKLEYLRNLLNDPYVFKAVYRYSYDFARDKDQRSLDTGTARALLGVLLPRWPLRAPLAAFLQRGRRYRVVNRDQWCNILEFSRTIDTQLTAYDADGAWPVMLDEFVEWLRSERANEAAMPSAS from the exons ATGCCTCGCTGCAGCAAACGCACTCGGAGTGGGGCTCCCACCAATGAGGTGCTGCCGGGAGCGACTGCCATAGACGAACATCACCACCACAAGAGGTCTAGAAATAGCAG TTCTCGACGACATACCAAAACAGAAGACACCAGCTTCAGTGCAAGGAAATGTTTAACTTGGTTCAAAGAATACACGTCCGTGTCAGAGCCAGATGTTTTAG GTCCTGAGGGAATGGAAAAGTTCTGCGAAGATTTAGGAGTTGACCCGGAGAATGTAGTAATGTTGGTGATAGCTTACAAAATGGGTGCCAAACAAATGGGCTTCTTCACACAGGAGGAATGGTTGAAAG GTTTAACTGAACTGCAGTGTGACAGCGTGCACAAACTACAGAACAAATTAGAATATTTACGCAATTTACTAAATGACCCCTACGTATTTAAGGCTGTATACAGATATTCTTATGATTTTGCTAGG GACAAAGACCAGCGGTCGCTGGACACGGGCACGGCGCGCGCGCTGCTGGGCGTGCTGCTGCCGCGCTGGCCGCTGCGCGCGCCGCTGGCCGCCTTCCTGCAGCGCGGGCGGCGCTACCGCGTCGTCAACCGGGACCAGTGGTGCAACATCCTCGAGTTCAGCCGCACCATAGACACGCAGCTCACGGCCTACGACGCGGACGGAGCCT GGCCAGTAATGCTAGACGAATTCGTAGAATGGCTGCGGTCCGAGCGAGCCAACGAGGCGGCTATGCCCAGCGCCAGCTGA